Proteins from a genomic interval of Undibacterium parvum:
- a CDS encoding RluA family pseudouridine synthase, giving the protein MKHLAINNGRVLQKQAENDTLRQTTQAPASVQLLTISEEEAGQRIDNFLLRICKGVPKSHIYRVLRSGEVRVNKGRIDQLYRLQVGDVVRVPPIRMAEKPENHAPGAEFVILYEDAHILVIDKPAGVAVHGGSGISYGVIEQLRASRPDAKFLELVHRLDRETSGVLMLAKKRSALVDLHEQMRDGVTDKRYLTLVHGDWKNARQHVKLPLHKYNTADGERRVRVQADGMASHTVFSLKKKYAEFALLEAELKTGRTHQIRVHLSASGFAIAGDDKYGDFALNRELLKPAEGRGILKRMFLHAHQITFIHPDSKAPMTLNAALPPDCLNFLKSLSAI; this is encoded by the coding sequence ATGAAGCACTTAGCGATAAATAATGGGAGAGTGCTTCAAAAACAAGCTGAAAATGACACTCTCCGTCAAACTACACAAGCGCCAGCCTCAGTCCAGCTACTGACAATCTCAGAAGAGGAGGCTGGTCAGCGCATCGATAATTTTTTGTTACGTATTTGCAAAGGCGTTCCCAAGAGCCACATTTACCGGGTTTTGCGCTCAGGTGAGGTGCGCGTAAATAAAGGGCGTATCGATCAATTGTATCGATTGCAAGTAGGCGATGTGGTTCGCGTGCCGCCTATACGCATGGCAGAAAAACCAGAAAATCACGCCCCAGGCGCAGAGTTTGTTATTTTGTATGAAGACGCGCATATCTTGGTCATCGATAAACCAGCTGGTGTTGCGGTGCATGGTGGATCGGGTATTAGCTATGGCGTGATCGAGCAATTACGTGCATCACGTCCAGATGCTAAGTTTCTGGAGTTGGTGCATCGTCTGGATCGCGAAACTTCTGGCGTGTTGATGTTGGCTAAAAAGCGCTCTGCCTTAGTCGATTTACATGAGCAGATGCGCGATGGCGTAACCGATAAGCGCTATTTGACTCTGGTGCATGGCGATTGGAAAAATGCCAGACAGCATGTTAAGTTGCCTTTGCACAAATACAATACTGCCGATGGTGAGCGCCGCGTCCGCGTACAGGCCGATGGCATGGCTTCGCATACGGTTTTTTCTTTAAAGAAAAAATATGCAGAATTTGCCTTACTCGAAGCGGAACTAAAGACTGGCCGTACCCATCAGATTCGGGTGCATTTATCCGCCAGCGGTTTTGCAATTGCCGGTGATGATAAATATGGTGATTTTGCTTTGAATCGCGAGCTTTTAAAACCGGCAGAAGGTCGCGGCATTTTAAAAAGAATGTTTTTACACGCACATCAGATCACCTTTATTCATCCGGATAGCAAAGCACCAATGACGCTCAACGCAGCGCTACCGCCTGATTGCCTTAACTTTTTAAAAAGTTTAAGCGCAATTTAA
- a CDS encoding HAD-IIIA family hydrolase, translating into MAKKKFDFIVFDWDGTLMDSTSTIVKCIQASARDLGLPIPDEQAASYVIGLSLSDAMQAVMPDVDTKYHARMVERYRYHYLANDHELPLFAGVRELLAELSQDGYFLAVATGKSRVGLNRAMHSADLLSMFDATRCADETFSKPHPAMLQELSRELGQDLKRTLMIGDTTHDLQMATNAGVAAVAVEYGAHDAATLLSCGPLFSAKTVQELHGWLSQNA; encoded by the coding sequence ATGGCAAAAAAGAAATTTGATTTTATAGTGTTTGATTGGGATGGCACTTTGATGGATAGTACCTCCACCATTGTTAAATGCATACAAGCCTCAGCGCGTGATCTTGGTCTGCCTATTCCGGACGAGCAGGCAGCCTCTTATGTGATAGGCCTGTCTTTAAGTGATGCGATGCAGGCGGTGATGCCCGACGTCGATACTAAATATCATGCACGCATGGTGGAGCGCTATCGTTACCATTATTTGGCGAATGATCACGAACTACCTTTGTTCGCAGGTGTTCGCGAATTATTGGCTGAGCTATCTCAAGATGGTTATTTTTTGGCGGTGGCAACCGGCAAAAGTCGCGTGGGTCTAAACCGCGCGATGCATAGTGCTGATCTACTTTCTATGTTTGATGCCACGCGCTGCGCCGACGAAACATTTTCCAAGCCGCATCCAGCCATGTTGCAAGAGTTAAGCCGTGAATTGGGGCAAGACTTGAAACGCACCCTGATGATAGGTGATACCACCCACGACTTGCAGATGGCCACGAATGCAGGTGTGGCGGCTGTGGCGGTCGAATATGGCGCCCATGATGCGGCAACCCTGCTAAGTTGCGGGCCCCTATTTTCAGCTAAAACAGTGCAAGAGTTGCATGGCTGGTTGAGTCAGAACGCGTGA
- a CDS encoding Rieske (2Fe-2S) protein, giving the protein MSEMSEILICASSEVLEGGKGVRFPVTAGGDEATGFVVRYENVAHAYLNRCAHVPVELDWAPGEFFESSGLYIMCATHGAIYTPDTGYCSGGPCRGSNLRKISAFERDGNIYWHTDEFVKPAIA; this is encoded by the coding sequence ATGTCTGAAATGTCTGAAATATTGATTTGTGCTTCTTCTGAGGTTCTCGAAGGTGGAAAAGGTGTACGTTTTCCGGTGACTGCTGGTGGCGATGAGGCAACTGGCTTCGTGGTTCGCTATGAAAATGTTGCCCATGCTTATTTAAATCGGTGTGCACATGTACCGGTAGAGTTGGATTGGGCTCCAGGCGAATTTTTTGAGTCTAGTGGCTTGTACATTATGTGCGCGACCCATGGAGCGATTTATACCCCTGATACCGGGTATTGCTCAGGCGGGCCTTGCCGTGGCAGCAATTTGCGAAAAATTTCTGCATTTGAACGAGATGGTAATATTTATTGGCATACCGACGAATTCGTTAAACCTGCGATAGCTTGA